In Aegilops tauschii subsp. strangulata cultivar AL8/78 chromosome 3, Aet v6.0, whole genome shotgun sequence, one genomic interval encodes:
- the LOC109772335 gene encoding rhomboid-like protein 20, whose protein sequence is MQGGGVSGFHNAPVTRAIVLASGLLSVVFSVNRRARALGLSYQDIIKNFRVWRIFASVFAFQSTPELMFGLYLLYYFRVFERQMGSNKYSVFSLFAIAVSLPLEILSLVLLKDTNYITALASGPYGLIFASFVPFFLDIPITSRFRIFGVNFSDKSFIYLAGLQLLVSSWKRSLIPGICGLIAGSLYRLNVFGIRRRKLPQIVASFFARFFAPPSASSSRPSRSLVGNVPSHTGRTVQNQPSTGFSPVVEPPESSIAMLVSMGFDSNAARQALVRARNDINVATNILLEAQSH, encoded by the exons ATGCAGGGCGGAGGCGTCTCCGGATTCC ATAACGCGCCGGTGACGCGGGCGATCGTCCTCGCCAGCGGCCTCCTCTCTGTCGTCTTCAGTGTTAACCGCCGAGCCCGCGCCCTCGGCCTCTCCTACCAG GACATCATAAAGAACTTTCGAGTTTGGAGGATATTTGCATCTGTATTTGCCTTTCAGTCAACACCAGAGTTGATGTTTGGACTCTACCTTCTGTATTATTTCCGTGTGTTTGAGAGGCAGATGGGCTCTAACAAATACTCT GTTTTTAGTTTATTCGCTATCGCAGTATCATTACCTCTTGAGATTCTATCTTTGGTTCTCCTGAAAG ATACAAACTACATCACTGCTCTTGCATCTGGACCTTATGGCCTTATATTTGCCTCGTTTGTTCCTTTTTTCCTCGACATTCCCATCACTTCACGATTTCGTATTTTTGGCGTTAATTTCAGTGACAAATCATTCATATACCTAGCTGGCCTGCAG CTTCTTGTATCTTCTTGGAAGCGTTCCCTTATTCCTGGTATTTGTGGCCTGATTGCCGGTTCGCTCTATCGTCTCAATGTGTTTGGCATCCGCCGGAGGAAG CTTCCACAGATTGTTGCATCATTTTTCGCAAGATTTTTTGCACCTCCTTCAGCAAGCTCATCTCGGCCGTCAAGAAGTCTTGTAGGAAATGTGCCTTCGCATACAGGCCGTACTGTTCAG AACCAGCCGTCTACTGGGTTTTCTCCTGTTGTGGAGCCCCCAGAGTCCTCCATTGCTATGCTGGTATCGATGGGCTTTGACAGCAATGCTGCGAGACAGGCCCTCGTGCGAGCCAGAAATGATATCAATGTAGCTACAAACATCCTGCTTGAAGCGCAGTCTCATTGA
- the LOC109772351 gene encoding Holliday junction resolvase MOC1, chloroplastic: MAAAATGAASAAAAPATHHAAHPMNALRSTALRRSTLHWDAAAAFFSPPFRSRRCHRRALLPPAAALPAKSRSRAKAKLLADAGAVDPWLASLSLLPADGSDAAAAPAPTGWAIGIDPDTRGAIAVLSPDGSSQVFDNPFVNIMVSELTRKRLDTRSIIQLLRGLDAPPGTTAFIEKSSPFPTDGKLGWWSTGFSYGLWIAALVASEFSVVPVASQTWKSYFGLTRSASPKDDSRRAATILFPDKALSLKLKKHHGRAEALLLAAYGKGLVLPSKKFSKTQRVLKQETNLTLTGMPD; encoded by the exons ATGGCAGCAGCAGCTACCGGTGCTGCATCGGCCGCCGCTGCGCCAGCTACGCATCACGCTGCCCACCCCATGAACGCCCTCCGCTCCACCGCCCTCCGCCGCTCCACCCTCCATTGGGACGCCGCCGCGGCCTTCTTCTCCCCGCCCTTCCGCTCTCGCCGCTGCCACCGACGTGCCTTGCTCCCTCCTGCTGCGGCGCTGCCCGCGAAGTCCCGCTCCAGGGCCAAGGCCAAGCTCCTGGCGGACGCGGGGGCTGTGGACCCCTGGCTCGCCTCCCTCTCCCTGCTCCCCGCCGACGGcagcgacgccgccgccgcccccgcccccaccGGCTGGGCGATTGGGATCGATCCAGACACTCGCGGCGCCATCGCCGTTCTCTCACCCGACGGCTCCTCTCAG GTGTTCGATAACCCGTTCGTGAACATAATGGTGTCGGAGCTCACCCGGAAGCGCCTAGACACCAGGTCCATCATACAGCTTCTCCGTGGCCTTGATGCGCCTCCAG GAACTACAGCGTTTATTGAGAAGTCAAGTCCATTTCCAACTGATGGAAAGCTG GGATGGTGGAGTACAGGTTTTTCGTATGGCTTGTGGATTGCTGCTCTAGTGGCATCTGAGTTTTCTGTTGTACCGGTTGCATCACAGACATGGAAATCGTACTTTGGGCTAACTCGAAGTGCATCACCTAAG GATGATAGCAGACGAGCTGCTACAATCTTGTTCCCGGATAAGGCTCTGTCCCTCAAGTTGAAGAAACATCACG GGCGAGCAGAGGCTCTTCTGTTAGCGGCCTATGGAAAAGGACTCGTGCTACCATCAAAGAAGTTCAGCAAAACACAAAGAGTGCTGAAGCAAGAAACCAACTTGACATTGACAGGGATGCCTGATTGA